From a single Clupea harengus chromosome 24, Ch_v2.0.2, whole genome shotgun sequence genomic region:
- the LOC116219271 gene encoding histone H2B 1/2-like produces MPEPAKPAPKKGSKKAVTKTAVKGGKKRRKTRKESYAIYVYKVLKQVHPDTGISSKAMGIMNSFVNDIFERIAGESSRLAHYNKRSTITSREIQTAVRLLLPGELAKHAVSEGTKAVTKYTSSK; encoded by the coding sequence ATGCCTGAACCAGCGAAGCCAGCACCCAAGAAGGGATCCAAGAAAGCCGTCACCAAGACGGCTGTTAAGGGCGGCAAGAAGCGCAGAAAGACCAGGAAGGAGAGCTATGCCATCTACGTGTACAAGGTACTGAAGCAGGTCCACCCCGATACCGGTATCTCCTCTAAGGCGATGGGCATCATGAACTCTTTCGTGAACGACATCTTCGAGCGCATCGCCGGGGAGTCTTCCCGCCTGGCTCACTACAACAAGAGgtccaccatcacctccaggGAGATCCAGACCGCAGTGCGTCTGCTTCTGCCCGGTGAACTGGCCAAGCACGCCGTGTCCGAGGGAACAAAGGCCGTCACCAAGTACACCAGCTCCAAGTAA
- the LOC105910558 gene encoding histone H4 has product MSGRGKGGKGLGKGGAKRHRKVLRDNIQGITKPAIRRLARRGGVKRISGLIYEETRGVLKVFLENVIRDAVTYTEHAKRKTVTAMDVVYALKRQGRTLYGFGG; this is encoded by the coding sequence ATGTCTGGACGAGGAAAAGGCGGGAAAGGTCTTGGAAAAGGAGGCGCCAAGCGTCATCGCAAGGTTCTCCGTGATAACATCCAGGGAATCACAAAGCCCGCTATCCGTCGCCTGGCTCGCCGTGGTGGTGTAAAGCGAATCTCCGGCCTCATCTACGAGGAGACTCGTGGTGTGCTCAAGGTTTTCCTGGAGAACGTGATCCGTGATGCCGTCACCTACACCGAGCACGCCAAGAGAAAAACCGTCACCGCCATGGATGTGGTCTATGCTCTGAAGCGTCAAGGCCGCACTTTGTACGGCTTCGGCGGTTAA